In Halomonas alkalicola, the following proteins share a genomic window:
- a CDS encoding MgtC/SapB family protein has protein sequence MEDVTREFLDTNQPLIRLAVALLLGALIGIERGWVAREQRAGLRIAGVRTHALVGLLGGIAALLSASVSAWAFPLIFVAVAATALVAWQARLGDPPDFSITGLIGLLLTFCFGAVAVGVDLAVATACAVATALILDNKREIHGLLNRLQAHELDAGLKLLVISVVMLPLLPNQALGPGGVINPYQLWWMVVLVASVSFVGYFAIRVGGTEKGILFTSLFAGLSSSTALTLHFARQSRLAPAHGPLLAAGILLACGTMFPRILLYAAVISPGLLSSLWLPISLMALTLYLPSLLIWRRHHRQGLVESPALIRNPLELRLALLFGALLALIMLLGEWLRSALGDAGIYLLATTSGLADVDAITLSLTRMSLETIAGQTAVLGIILAAATNNLVKAGLAGLLGTRDIGWRVAGPMLASLLIGLAAALAMRLAG, from the coding sequence CGAATTCCTCGATACCAACCAGCCGTTGATCCGACTGGCGGTGGCCCTGCTGTTGGGCGCCCTGATCGGCATCGAACGCGGCTGGGTGGCACGCGAGCAGCGCGCCGGCCTGCGCATCGCGGGCGTGCGCACCCACGCCCTGGTGGGGCTTCTGGGCGGCATCGCCGCCCTGCTCTCGGCGTCGGTCAGCGCCTGGGCCTTCCCGCTGATCTTCGTGGCGGTGGCGGCCACCGCCCTGGTGGCCTGGCAGGCACGGCTCGGCGATCCGCCGGACTTCAGCATCACCGGCCTGATCGGCCTGCTGCTCACCTTCTGCTTCGGCGCCGTGGCGGTGGGCGTGGACCTGGCCGTGGCCACCGCCTGCGCCGTGGCCACCGCGCTGATCCTGGACAACAAGCGCGAGATCCACGGCCTGCTGAACCGGCTCCAGGCCCACGAGCTGGACGCCGGCCTCAAGCTGCTGGTGATCAGCGTGGTGATGCTGCCGCTGCTGCCCAACCAGGCCTTGGGCCCGGGAGGCGTGATCAACCCCTACCAGCTGTGGTGGATGGTGGTGCTGGTCGCCTCCGTCTCCTTCGTCGGCTACTTCGCGATCCGCGTAGGCGGCACCGAGAAGGGCATCCTCTTCACCAGCCTGTTCGCCGGGCTCAGCTCCTCCACGGCCCTGACCCTGCACTTCGCCCGTCAGTCACGCCTGGCGCCGGCCCATGGGCCGCTGCTGGCGGCAGGCATCCTGCTCGCCTGCGGCACCATGTTCCCGAGGATCCTGCTCTACGCCGCGGTGATCAGCCCAGGGCTGCTGTCGTCGCTGTGGCTGCCGATCAGCCTGATGGCCCTGACCCTCTATCTCCCCTCGCTGCTGATCTGGCGCCGCCACCACCGCCAGGGCCTGGTGGAGAGCCCCGCCCTGATCAGGAACCCGCTGGAGCTGCGCCTGGCGCTGCTCTTCGGCGCCCTGCTGGCGCTGATCATGCTGCTCGGCGAATGGCTGCGCAGCGCCCTGGGCGATGCCGGCATCTACCTGCTGGCCACCACCTCGGGTCTCGCCGACGTGGATGCCATCACCCTTTCCCTGACCCGCATGTCGCTGGAGACCATCGCCGGCCAGACGGCCGTGCTGGGGATCATCCTGGCCGCGGCCACCAACAACCTGGTCAAGGCGGGCCTTGCCGGCCTGCTCGGCACCCGAGACATCGGGTGGCGAGTCGCCGGGCCGATGCTGGCGTCGCTGCTGATCGGCCTGGCCGCCGCCCTCGCCATGCGCCTGGCAGGGTAG
- a CDS encoding MurR/RpiR family transcriptional regulator — translation MARSSQARSFLARVRSALPSLHPAERRLGEFVCDFPGEIASYDAQELAKFAGVSKATVSRFVRRLGYESYEAARKHAREEQATGSRLFLQSASLAPDERSLALNLDQGKDNLDRTFSAIPQAQVDEVARAILEARKTWVIGFRASHPFADYLRWQLTQVVEQVVSLPGGGETLGEHLVSLRPEDCVVVIGLRRRVAITEQVLAEARESGARVLYITDEGLTPDRSVTWHFRCCTLAAGPLFNHTAVMALCHLLAMRTIELAGDDSRRRLRRIETLNDKLEEL, via the coding sequence ATGGCCAGATCCTCGCAGGCGCGTTCCTTCCTCGCCCGGGTGCGCAGCGCCCTGCCCTCTCTGCACCCGGCCGAGCGCCGGCTCGGCGAGTTCGTGTGCGATTTCCCCGGTGAAATCGCCAGCTACGATGCCCAGGAGCTGGCGAAGTTCGCCGGGGTCTCCAAGGCGACGGTGTCGCGCTTCGTGCGCCGGCTCGGCTACGAGAGCTACGAGGCGGCGCGCAAGCACGCCCGGGAAGAGCAGGCCACCGGCTCGCGCCTCTTCCTGCAGAGCGCTTCCCTGGCGCCGGATGAGCGCTCCCTGGCGCTCAACCTCGACCAGGGCAAGGACAACCTGGACCGCACCTTCTCGGCGATCCCCCAGGCGCAGGTGGATGAAGTGGCCCGGGCCATCCTCGAGGCCCGCAAGACCTGGGTCATCGGCTTTCGCGCCAGCCACCCCTTCGCCGACTACCTGCGCTGGCAGCTCACCCAGGTGGTGGAGCAGGTGGTCAGCCTGCCCGGCGGCGGCGAGACCCTGGGCGAGCACCTGGTCAGCCTGCGCCCGGAGGACTGCGTGGTCGTCATCGGCCTGCGCCGCCGGGTGGCGATCACCGAGCAGGTGCTGGCCGAGGCCCGCGAGAGCGGCGCCCGGGTGCTCTACATTACCGACGAGGGGCTCACCCCGGACCGAAGCGTCACCTGGCACTTCCGCTGCTGCACCCTGGCCGCGGGGCCGCTGTTCAACCACACCGCCGTGATGGCGCTCTGCCACCTGCTGGCCATGCGCACCATCGAGCTAGCCGGTGACGACTCGCGTCGCCGCCTGCGCCGCATCGAGACGCTGAACGACAAGCTCGAAGAACTGTAG